A genomic region of Notamacropus eugenii isolate mMacEug1 chromosome 3, mMacEug1.pri_v2, whole genome shotgun sequence contains the following coding sequences:
- the LSM5 gene encoding U6 snRNA-associated Sm-like protein LSm5 — MREGRGGGGGSVRVSVRAFCFLASFSEITPEGRRITKLDQILLNGNNITMLVPGGEGPEV, encoded by the exons ATGCgcgagggaaggggtgggggtggagggtctGTGCGCGTGAGTGTGCGCGC TTtctgctttctggcttcctttagtGAGATCACACCTGAAGGAAGGAGGATCACCAAGCTTGACCAGATCTTGCTGAATGGAAATAACATAACCATG CTGGTTCCTGGAGGAGAAGGGCCTGAAGTATGA